AAATGGGCTTGTTCACTGTCTCAGAATTCTGGTTTAATCTTTTTCCACAGAATTGACTGACTCTgaatttgggtcagtcaattttgcTTGTACAGATTTTCTGCTTGGCCATTTGATCCGAAATTAAAGGCAGAtctaaaaatcgactgacccagaATTATTTTTCAGGCGACTGGCGCCTAGCCAGTCCCTAAAAGGAGACTACCTTGCAACCAAGTATGAATGTACGAATGATTTTGCATAAAGTGCGCCGAAAGTGTTGCATGTCACGTGAGGGCTAGAAATATATAAATTCCCAGTGGTACGTAGGTACCAGTCATAACACAGGCATGAAACTAGCCTTAGGCATGGACGCGTGAAGCGAGCCACGCAGTGTGCTGGCTGCACGAGCACGACATGATCGTGCTGCAGTATATATGTAACGCTTCCATCACCCGTCAAAGTCCAGAGCCCATCAAACCTGCCATTTTTCGGAGCTCCAGCATCAGCAGCTACCTGTTGCCTCGTACGTCGATCAGATGGGCTGCGAGAACAAGGAGGCGGCTGCCCTGGTGAAGAAGATCGCCGGCCTCCACGCCGCCATCTCCAAGCTGCCGTCGCTGAGCCCGTCTCCCGAGGCGGACGCGCTGTTCACCGCCCTCGTGGCCGTGTGCACCCCACCGAGCGCCGCCGTCGACGTGGCCACGCTGGGCCCGAGGGCCCGGAGGATGCGGGCCGACCTCGTCCGCCTCTGCGCCGACGCGGAGGCGCGCCTCGAGGCGCACTGCTCCGACGCACTCGCCGCCCTCGACGCCCCGCTCGACCACCTCAGGCTCTTCCCCTACCACGACAACTACGTCCGGCTGGGCGAGCTGGAGCACGCGCTGCTGTCCCGCCACGCGCCGGACCACCTCGCGGTGCCCGCGCGCGTCGCGTTCGTCGGGTCCGGCTCGCTGCCGCTCAGCGCGCTCCTGCTCGCCGCACGCCACATGCCGGACGCGGCCGTCGACTGCTTCGACCGGTGCGGCGCGGCCAACGAGCGCGCGCGGAGGCTGCTGCTCCGCGGgaacgacggcggcggcgcggcctcGCGCATGACGTTCCGCACGGCGGACGTCGAGGAGCTGACGCACGAGCTCGCCGCCTACGACGTGGTCTTCCTGGCGGCGCCCGTCGGGGTGACGCCGGAGGAGAAAGCCCGCGTGATAGCGCACCTCGGCCGGCACatggccgccggcgccgccctcgtCGTGAGGAGCGCACACGGTGCCCGTGGCTTCCTGTGCCCCGTTGTGGAGCCCGCGGAGGTCAGGCGGGGCGGGTTCCAGGTGTTGGCCGTGCACCATCCCGATAATTCCGAGATGGTCTACTCCGTCATTGTCGCACGTAAAGGTTACCTCGAGCTCGTGCCACCGGCGGTGAGCCCGCCGTGCAACTGCTGCGAGGTGGAGAAGGCGCGCGGCAGTGTGCCGTCAACGAGCTGCCACCTTGATGCCATGGACGAAATCCGGAGGCGCGCGTGGTGATTGAAATCCACAGGGGTAGGCTTTGTTAGTTCAAACTTCAAAGTCGGACTCGTCTTGAGCCTTCGATCTAAAAGCATGGTGTGACTGGAAGTCAGCCTACACCCTATATTTTTTGTGAGAATGAGACACCAGTCGTCTGTAACGGTGGTGAGTACCCAAAAACACCAGTTGTTTGTAATGGTGATAAGCGTCGAAATAAAGTGAAAATGCCAATTTGAGCCACGGAAAGACGCTATGCGGACGCCACTAGGTGGTTTTTTTTCTATTTCTCTTTTGCTTCCTTGGCTTGATTGTGCTGTGGCCCCAGCAGTGGTATGTCGAGTGTTGTTGAACTTGGATTGTATGAAtcgttgctttatttataaaacGGGGCGAAAGCCTATTTCAAGAGAGCCAGGGCAAGAGTGAGCCGCAAACGAATAAGTAAATTTATCGGAACCGGTAGCTAGCAGTGAAGAATCGGCCGTTCCTTGCTTCTCTGAGTTCGTGACAACTTTCTATGTGTAAAGTTAAAAAATGTTTTGCTCATCAGACAAGACCCGTTTTGGATACATTTTGGCTAATTTCAAGTTTACAATTTCAGTCAGTGTTTCACGTTACAAAAAAAGATTTCACTCATTTAAGAAAAGGATTTCACTACTTGTAAAATACCTATTTCGCACAGTAGAAAACACGGATTTTAGTTGTTTCAAAAAACTGGTTTCACTCATTTCAGAAAGCTGATCTCAATCATTCAAAAAACTCATTTCTTTATGTTCAAAAACCCAGTTTCACTCCTTTGAAGAAACTGATGTCACTTTTTTCACTCAATTTCAAAAACATATTTCACTCAGTTGAGAAAACATATTTTGAAATTGATTTCACTCGATACAAAAAACTGATTTCAATCACTTTAAAAAATCACTCAATTCAGAAAACAATTTCACTCGCTTCATCAAATAATTTTCTCTCATTTATCAAAAGATTTGAAATAATCAGTTTCACACGTTTTAAATAATTACTTTAATTATTATTTTCAAATCTCCGAAATATGTGTCATGTGTGTGAAATAAAGATTTCACTCATTTCAAAAATTAGTTTCGTTGAATTATAAAAATGGTTTGACATATTTTAAATAACCCATTTCACATATTTTAATACACGAGATTAAGTCAATTGACAAACACACTGAAATATGTTTTATATATTTGAAAACTACCAGTTTCATATATTTTAAATAATCAATTTCACACAATGAAACATTCAATTACACATATTTGAAATAACTCATTTCCTAATTTTATAGTTTTTTATACAATGTATTTGAATAATAAATTTCACACAAACTGGTTTCAACCATTTAAGAATCTTATATTCAGATAAGTGGTTTCAATCATTTCAATATCTGGTTTCAATTATTTAACACAAGTAAAATTGAAACAATTGAAATTAATATTTTGACATCAATTGAAATAGTAAAAATTAAACTAGTTCAAATATATTCAAGATTGGTCTTGTTCTAAAGATCTTGTGTCCGAGAATTTGAATATATAAATAGTTTCAATAATAGAACATTACTGTAAAAGATATTGGACATCTAAAATTTTAAACAAACATAAAAATGCATGGAtttgtttgagagagagagaagagagtaCCATCCACTCCAAAACGTACTACCTTCTTTTTGACATGGGCCCCACTAACTGACATTGATTTGACTATATATAAGAGATTGACTATAACAAATATAAGCCCTATACATTGGATGTGGGCCACCATAGCACGAATCACAGAGTTAGTGAGCGGTGGATGTttctaaaggaaatatgccctagaggcaataataaagttgttattcatatttccttatatcatgataaatgtttattattcatgctagaattgtattaaccggaaacttagtacatagaaaaaatagagtgtccctagtatgcctctactggactagctcgttaatcaaagatggttaagtttcctggccatagacatgtgttgtcatttgatgaacggtatcacatcattagagaatgatgtgatggacaagacccattcgttagcttagcataatgatcgttaagttttattgctattgctttcttcatgacttatacatattcctctgactatgagattatgcaactcccgaataccggaggaacaccttgtgtgctatcaaacgtcacaacataactgggtgattataaagatgctctacaggtgtctctgaagatgtttgttgggttggcatagatcaagattaggatttgtcactccgtgtatcggagaggtatctctgggccctctcggtaatgcacatcactaaagccttccaagcaatgtgactaatgagttagttacgggatgatgcattacgaaacgagtaaagagacttgccggtaacgagattgaactaggtatgaggataccgacgaccgaatttcgggcaagcaacatatcggtgacaaagggaatgacgtatgttgtcatgcggtttgaccgataaagatcttcgtagaatatgtaggaaccaatatgagcatccaggttccgctattggttattgaccggagatgtgtctcggtcatgtctacatagttctcgaacccgtagggtccgcacgcttaacgttcgatgacgatttgtattatgagttatgtgttttggtgactgaagtttgttcggagtcccggatgagatcgcggacatgacgaggagtctcaaaatggtcgagaggtaaggattgatatattggaatgtggtattcggacatcggaatggtttcgagtggttcgggtattttttcggagtactgaggggttaccggaaccccccgggggaagtattgggcctacatgggccttagtggagagagaggggagcccgcaagggtggcgcgcgcccccctcctagggagtccgaataggacaaggaggcgggggcgcggccccctttccctctccctctccttctccttcctttcccccctccgatgagaaaggaaaaggggggtgggggcgaatcctactaggagtggagtcctagtaggactcccccccatggcgcgcccctcttGGCCGACCACCTCTTCCTCccttcctttatatacgggggcaggggcaccccataacACATCAGttaatctcttagccgtgtgcagtgccccctccatggtttactcctccggtcatagcgtcgtagtgcttaggcgaagccctgcgcggatcagatcaccatcaccgtcaccacgctgtcatgctgacgaaactctccctcgaccctctgctggatcaagagttcgagggacgtcatcgagctgaacgtgtgctgaactcggaggtgccgtacgttcggtactagatcggttggatcgtgaagacgttcgactacatcaaccgcgttaacctaacgcttccgctttcggtctacgagggcacgtggacacactctccccctctcgttgctattcatctcctagatagatcttgcgtggtcgtaggaattttttgaaattgcatgctacgttccccaacagtggtatcagagtcaggtctatgcgtagctgatatgcacgagtagaacacaaagagttgtgggcgataatagtcatactgcttaccaccaacgtcttactttgatttggcggtattgttggatgaagcgacccggaccaacattacatgaccacgttcatgagaccggttctaccgacgtgctttgcacacaggtggctggcgggtgtctgtttctccaactttagttgaatcgagtttgactacggccggtccttgttgaaggttaaaacatcacacttgacaaaaaatcgttgtgattttgattcgtaggtaagaacggttcttactagaagcccgtagcagccacgtaaaacttgcaacaacaaagtagagaacgtctaacttgtttttgcagggcatgttgtgatgtgatatggtcaagacatgatgtgatataagttattgtatgagatgattatgttttgtaaaagttatcggcaactggcaggagccttatggttgtcactttattgtatgaaatgcaatcgccatgtaattgctttaccttatcactatgcggtagcgatagtcgtagaagcaatagttggcgagacgacaacgacgctacgatggagatcaaggtgtcaagccgatgacgatggagatcatgacggtgctttggagatggagatcaaaggcacaagatgatgatggccatatcatgtcacatattttgattgcgtgtgatgtttatcttttatgcttc
The sequence above is a segment of the Aegilops tauschii subsp. strangulata cultivar AL8/78 chromosome 6, Aet v6.0, whole genome shotgun sequence genome. Coding sequences within it:
- the LOC109776735 gene encoding nicotianamine synthase-like 5 protein; this translates as MGCENKEAAALVKKIAGLHAAISKLPSLSPSPEADALFTALVAVCTPPSAAVDVATLGPRARRMRADLVRLCADAEARLEAHCSDALAALDAPLDHLRLFPYHDNYVRLGELEHALLSRHAPDHLAVPARVAFVGSGSLPLSALLLAARHMPDAAVDCFDRCGAANERARRLLLRGNDGGGAASRMTFRTADVEELTHELAAYDVVFLAAPVGVTPEEKARVIAHLGRHMAAGAALVVRSAHGARGFLCPVVEPAEVRRGGFQVLAVHHPDNSEMVYSVIVARKGYLELVPPAVSPPCNCCEVEKARGSVPSTSCHLDAMDEIRRRAW